In Thermus islandicus DSM 21543, a genomic segment contains:
- the dnaB gene encoding replicative DNA helicase produces the protein MEGRIPPHSLEAEQSVLGSILLDSDVMDELESFLPSPEAFYLEAHRRIYAAMQALRAKGSPVDLVTLSEELSRRGELEGVGGVSYLVQLSEATPTAAYAEHYARIVAEKWTLRRLIQAAGEAMRLAYEEAGSLDEILDQAGKRILEVALTQPDTEARPMRELVHETFEHIEALFQNKGEVAGVRTGFKELDGLIGTLAPGSLNIIAARPAMGKTAFALTIAQHAALKEGVGVGIYSLEMPAAQLTLRLMCSEARIDMNRVRLGQLSDRDFSRLVDVAGRLSEAPIYIDDTPDLTLMELRARARRLRSQYRVGLIIIDYLQLMSGPGSGKNGENRQQEIAAISRGLKALARELGVPVIALSQLSRAVEARPNKRPMLSDLRESGSIEQDADLVMFIYRDEYYNPHSEKAGIAEIIVGKQRNGPTGTVELQFHAQHVRFNDLAKEP, from the coding sequence ATGGAAGGCCGTATTCCCCCCCACAGCCTCGAGGCGGAGCAAAGCGTCCTCGGGTCCATTCTCCTGGATTCCGATGTCATGGACGAACTGGAAAGCTTCCTCCCCTCCCCCGAAGCCTTCTACCTGGAGGCCCACCGCAGGATCTATGCCGCCATGCAGGCCCTAAGGGCCAAGGGAAGCCCCGTGGACCTGGTGACGCTCTCCGAGGAGCTCTCCCGCCGGGGGGAGCTTGAGGGGGTGGGCGGGGTGAGCTACCTGGTCCAGCTCTCCGAGGCCACCCCCACCGCGGCCTACGCCGAGCACTACGCCCGCATCGTGGCGGAAAAGTGGACGCTGAGGCGGCTCATCCAGGCCGCAGGGGAGGCCATGCGCCTGGCCTACGAGGAGGCGGGCAGCCTGGACGAGATCCTGGACCAGGCGGGGAAGAGGATCCTCGAGGTGGCCCTCACCCAGCCGGACACCGAGGCCCGCCCTATGCGGGAGCTGGTCCACGAAACCTTTGAGCACATCGAGGCCCTCTTCCAGAACAAGGGGGAGGTGGCCGGGGTGCGCACGGGGTTCAAGGAGCTGGACGGACTCATCGGGACCCTGGCTCCGGGATCCCTCAACATCATCGCCGCCCGCCCCGCCATGGGCAAGACCGCCTTCGCCCTCACCATCGCCCAGCACGCCGCCCTGAAGGAAGGGGTGGGGGTGGGGATCTACTCCCTGGAGATGCCGGCCGCCCAGCTGACCTTACGCCTGATGTGCTCCGAGGCCCGCATAGACATGAACCGGGTGCGGCTTGGGCAGCTCTCCGACCGCGACTTTTCCCGGCTCGTGGACGTGGCGGGCCGCCTCTCCGAGGCCCCCATCTACATTGACGATACCCCCGACCTCACCCTCATGGAGCTCAGGGCCCGGGCGCGGCGCCTGAGAAGCCAGTACCGCGTGGGCCTCATTATTATAGACTATCTTCAGCTCATGTCGGGGCCCGGGAGCGGCAAAAACGGCGAAAACCGGCAGCAGGAGATCGCCGCCATCTCCCGGGGCCTGAAGGCCCTGGCCCGGGAGCTGGGCGTCCCCGTGATCGCCCTGAGCCAGCTCTCCCGGGCCGTGGAGGCGAGGCCCAACAAACGCCCCATGCTCTCGGACCTAAGGGAGTCGGGATCCATTGAGCAGGACGCGGATCTGGTGATGTTCATCTACCGGGACGAATACTACAACCCCCACTCGGAGAAGGCGGGCATCGCCGAGATCATCGTGGGGAAGCAAAGGAACGGGCCCACGGGCACCGTGGAGCTCCAGTTCCACGCCCAGCACGTGCGCTTCAACGACCTGGCCAAGGAGCCCTAG
- a CDS encoding protoglobin domain-containing protein: MDPGELLALLQRRTGFTEAHAALLKGLGQVMTPIAPEVALAFYDYLGRDEELAGILYAVPGRVERLYRTFAQWYSELFSGVYDRPYAERRRRVGLVHARLGVGPRAMIPAMGIVQELSLEHLRLVLRGPEVYSAVEAFEKIIAIEIALVEESYLEALSLGLALGYRDLGEALREGASALLSRA, translated from the coding sequence GTGGACCCCGGGGAGCTTCTCGCCCTTCTTCAGCGCCGCACGGGCTTCACCGAGGCCCACGCCGCTCTCCTCAAGGGCCTCGGCCAGGTCATGACCCCCATCGCCCCCGAGGTGGCCCTGGCCTTCTACGACTACCTGGGCCGGGACGAGGAGCTTGCTGGGATCCTCTACGCCGTCCCGGGGCGGGTGGAGCGGCTTTACCGCACCTTCGCCCAGTGGTACAGCGAGCTCTTCTCCGGGGTCTACGACCGGCCCTACGCCGAAAGGAGGCGGCGGGTGGGGCTGGTGCACGCCCGGCTCGGCGTCGGCCCCCGGGCCATGATCCCCGCCATGGGCATCGTCCAGGAGCTTTCCCTGGAGCACCTGCGCCTCGTCCTCAGGGGCCCCGAGGTTTATAGCGCCGTGGAGGCCTTTGAGAAGATCATCGCCATAGAAATCGCCCTGGTAGAGGAGAGCTACCTCGAGGCCCTCTCCCTGGGCCTCGCCCTGGGCTACCGGGACCTGGGGGAGGCCTTAAGGGAGGGGGCCTCGGCCCTACTCTCCCGGGCCTAG